The following coding sequences lie in one Cloeon dipterum chromosome 1, ieCloDipt1.1, whole genome shotgun sequence genomic window:
- the LOC135936239 gene encoding uncharacterized protein LOC135936239 has protein sequence MHPGGESIQNPHTCPPAHQQTKQHSTSRAPLQPTRTTRRPNLRPENCSVPSMQRPPPLQRRPSRIPTKLRSSLGDLRAQSTLSVEFAASQHDSGISRSVSLASLASSVPNSSTIMRHQKVAPRYGLFDCCKDELVELDEDPHVECKIVIDLLKEQNELLKRELMKKQLMMDNVRIEHAAYDRRVVLPPYHPDLESIAHHNFKRSQSCDASLEREVSAGDEDDCDQSLIEFWVGNQDVQVSKRNSERSISLTMPDTKTEVNVERNTPSPAEEQTLEKSQSLESVSLPSKTSTPIIISSVSKKSCDQSSCENDLSLQSLPKDDSRSRVERWTAQTPENPIMGPPSVQWRLCRKSRPTQLNIASVPARDGEMVKRLKSPAAFSLLSPRPYSKLPTAFVPPLDLSKLRSSSESETSDHKQKHCKNMTAAASHKILANAQYNAVQSRLVLQNLQKISELKRK, from the exons ATGCACCCCGGTGGCGAAAGCATTCAGAATCCGCACACCTGCCCTCCAGCGCACCAGCAAACAAAACAGCACAGCACCAGCCGAGCACCGCTCCAGCCGACACGCACAACACGCCGACCCAACCTGCGCCCTGAGAATTGCTCCGTTCCCAGCATGCAGCGGCCGCCGCCTTTGCAGAGGCGGCCCTCGCGCATTCCCACCAAACTGCGGAGCTCCCTTGGGGACCTGCGGGCCCAGTCGACCCTTTCGGTGGAATTCGCCGCGTCCCAGCACGACTCGGGAATTTCGCGCTCAGTCAGCCTCGCATCGCTCGCCTCCTCCGTGCCAAATTCCTCCACCATAATGCGCCATCAAAAGGTTGCTCCTCGTTATGGATTGTTTGACTGCTGCAAGGATGAACTCGTCGAGCTCGACGAGGATCCACATGTCGAGTGCAAAATTGTCATAGATCTCTTGAAG GAGCAGAATGAACTGTTGAAACGTGAGCTGATGAAGAAACAACTCATGATGGACAATGTGAGGATCGAGCATGCTGCCTACGACAGAAGAGTGGTGCTACCTCCCTATCACCCTGACTTAGAATCTATTGCTCATCACAACTTTAAAAGGTCTCAGTCCTGCGATGCCTCACTTGAAAGAGAAGTCTCTGCTGGTGATGAGGATGATTGTGATCAGAGCTTGATAGAG TTTTGGGTAGGAAACCAGGATGTGCAAGTGTCCAAGCGCAACTCTGAGCGCAGTATAAGCCTCACCATGCCAGACACTAAAACTGAAGTCAATGTCGAGAGGAATACACCAAGCCCAGCAGAGGAGCAGACCTTG GAAAAATCGCAGTCCCTTGAGTCGGTATCCCTGCCGTCAAAGACCTCTACCCCTATCATCATTTCCAGCGTTTCCAAGAAGTCTTGCGACCAGTCAAGCTGCGAGAATGACTTGAGCTTACAGAGCCTCCCTAAAGATGACTCGAGATCCAGAGTAGAGCGATGGACTGCACAAACGCCTGAAAACCCAATCATGGGCCCTCCATCAGTTCAGTGGCGGCTGTGCAGAAAGAGCCGCCCGACTCAACTCAACATTGCCAGTGTCCCTGCCAGAGATGGAGAAATGGTAAAACGGCTCAAGTCGCCAGCTGCCTTCTCGCTGCTTTCCCCCAGGCCATACAGCAAACTTCCGACTGCATTTGTTCCGCCCCTGGATCTATCCAAACTTAGGAGCAGCAGCGAAAGTGAGACCTCTGATCACAAACAG aagcaTTGCAAGAATATGACTGCCGCTGCCTCACACAAGATTTTGGCGAACGCTCAGTACAATGCAGTGCAGAGCAGACTTGTGCtacaaaatctgcaaaaaattagcgaattgaaaaggaaataa